One genomic window of Halococcus salifodinae DSM 8989 includes the following:
- a CDS encoding class I SAM-dependent methyltransferase produces the protein MSDMDPESYYDELAEGEWERLDRDPVTRMEFANTTAYLARDLPESDRERSDADGRASSHVLDVGGAAGRYTVWLAERGHDVSLVDLSATQVALARENATERGLADHVTAEQGDMRALPFADDTFDAVCCLGGPLSHVVDADERACAMAELRRVARTDAPVFVSVIGRLAALQDIIKFNLDGSHGLLGPIAETGDYTADLVAERGDGEGWAECHFFRAAEFEAELEQAGFAVEQLVGLEGVAARMKHELSGADGEAIEDVRDVVRTLREDPVAVDFSEHILAVCRN, from the coding sequence ATGAGCGACATGGACCCAGAGAGCTACTACGACGAGCTCGCCGAGGGCGAGTGGGAGCGTCTCGACCGCGATCCAGTGACCCGCATGGAGTTCGCGAACACGACGGCGTACCTGGCTCGCGACCTGCCCGAGTCGGATCGCGAGCGATCGGATGCGGATGGACGTGCCAGTAGCCACGTTCTCGATGTGGGTGGTGCAGCGGGTCGATACACCGTCTGGCTCGCCGAGCGTGGCCACGACGTGTCGCTCGTCGATCTCTCTGCCACACAGGTCGCACTCGCTCGCGAAAACGCCACCGAGCGAGGGCTCGCCGACCACGTTACCGCCGAACAGGGCGACATGCGCGCCCTCCCGTTCGCCGACGACACCTTCGACGCGGTGTGCTGTCTCGGCGGCCCGCTGAGTCACGTCGTCGACGCCGACGAGCGCGCGTGCGCGATGGCCGAACTCCGACGGGTCGCCCGCACCGACGCACCCGTCTTCGTCTCGGTCATCGGCCGTCTCGCCGCCCTCCAGGACATCATCAAGTTCAACCTCGATGGGAGTCACGGGCTGCTCGGCCCTATCGCGGAAACCGGCGACTACACCGCCGACCTCGTCGCCGAACGCGGTGACGGCGAGGGATGGGCCGAGTGTCACTTCTTCCGCGCCGCCGAGTTCGAGGCCGAACTGGAGCAGGCGGGGTTCGCTGTCGAGCAGTTGGTCGGCCTCGAAGGCGTCGCCGCCCGGATGAAGCACGAACTCTCAGGGGCCGACGGGGAGGCGATCGAGGACGTTCGCGATGTCGTGCGGACGCTTCGAGAGGACCCGGTCGCCGTGGACTTCTCGGAGCACATCCTCGCCGTCTGTCGGAACTGA
- a CDS encoding ATP-binding protein → MFEKVLVANRGEIAIRVMRACEELGVDTVAVYSEADSEAGHVRYADEAYNIGPARAADSYNDGEAVIGAAEKADADAIHPGYGFMAENADFAARVEETEGVTWIGPSSGAMERLGEKTHARQVMGEADVPIVPGTTEAVEEPEQVREFGEEHGFPVLIKAEGGGGGMGQKVVHGPDEAEEQLETAKREGEAYFSNDSVYLERFLDNARHVEIQILADQHGNVRHLGERDCSLQRRQQKVIEEGPSPALTDDLREKIAEAARRGADAGDYYNAGTFEFLVEDEDRNDDGLLDADTDFYFLEVNTRIQVEHTVTEELTGIDIVKWQLRVAAGEELTFAQDDVELEGHAMEFRINAENAADDFSPATGGAFDIYDPPGGIGVRVDDAPRQGDDLVTAYDSMVAKLITWGADREECVARGKRALADYTIEGFPTIVPFHRLMLTDDEFLDGRHTTKYLDDGLDPERIDAAQEKWGLEDSSADTGEEEVTRREFVVEVNGKRFEVDLEEHGAPPIQAGGSGGGGSTQQLDAAGPSDGGSDDGGSASTAEGEQVTAEMQGTILDVNVEVGDEVSAGDVLCVLEAMKMENDVVASRGGTVAEVAASEGESVDMGDVLVVLN, encoded by the coding sequence ATGTTCGAGAAGGTTCTCGTCGCCAATCGAGGAGAGATCGCGATCCGGGTAATGCGCGCGTGTGAGGAACTCGGCGTCGACACCGTGGCGGTCTACTCCGAGGCCGACTCCGAGGCGGGACACGTCCGGTACGCCGACGAAGCCTACAACATCGGCCCTGCCCGCGCGGCCGACTCCTACAACGACGGCGAGGCGGTCATCGGGGCGGCCGAGAAGGCCGATGCCGACGCGATCCACCCGGGATACGGGTTCATGGCAGAGAACGCCGACTTCGCCGCCCGCGTCGAGGAGACCGAGGGTGTCACCTGGATCGGCCCGTCCAGCGGCGCGATGGAGCGCCTCGGCGAGAAGACCCACGCCCGGCAAGTGATGGGCGAGGCCGACGTTCCGATCGTCCCCGGAACCACCGAAGCCGTCGAGGAGCCCGAACAGGTCCGCGAGTTCGGCGAGGAACACGGCTTTCCCGTCCTCATCAAGGCCGAGGGCGGCGGTGGTGGGATGGGCCAGAAGGTCGTCCACGGTCCCGACGAGGCCGAAGAACAGCTCGAAACGGCGAAACGCGAGGGAGAGGCGTACTTCTCGAACGATTCGGTCTATCTGGAGCGGTTTCTCGACAACGCTCGTCACGTCGAGATCCAGATCCTCGCCGACCAGCACGGCAACGTCCGCCACCTCGGCGAACGGGACTGTTCGCTCCAGCGACGCCAGCAGAAGGTCATCGAGGAGGGCCCCAGTCCCGCGCTCACCGACGATCTCAGGGAGAAAATCGCCGAGGCCGCCCGACGAGGTGCCGACGCCGGCGACTACTACAACGCCGGGACGTTCGAGTTCCTCGTCGAAGACGAGGATCGCAACGACGACGGACTGCTCGACGCCGACACCGACTTCTACTTCCTCGAAGTCAACACGCGGATCCAGGTCGAACACACCGTCACGGAGGAACTCACCGGCATCGACATCGTGAAGTGGCAGCTCCGGGTCGCCGCCGGCGAGGAACTCACCTTCGCCCAGGACGACGTCGAACTCGAGGGTCACGCGATGGAGTTCCGGATCAACGCCGAGAACGCCGCGGACGACTTCTCACCCGCCACCGGCGGGGCGTTCGATATCTACGACCCGCCGGGCGGCATCGGCGTCCGGGTCGACGACGCCCCCCGGCAGGGTGACGACCTCGTGACTGCCTACGATTCGATGGTCGCGAAGCTCATCACGTGGGGCGCAGACCGCGAGGAGTGCGTCGCCCGCGGGAAGCGCGCGCTCGCGGACTACACGATCGAGGGCTTCCCGACGATCGTCCCCTTCCATCGTCTGATGCTCACCGATGACGAGTTCCTCGACGGCAGACACACCACGAAGTACCTCGACGACGGCCTCGATCCCGAGCGGATCGACGCCGCCCAGGAGAAGTGGGGACTCGAAGACTCCTCCGCGGACACGGGCGAAGAAGAGGTCACGCGGCGCGAGTTCGTGGTCGAGGTCAACGGCAAGCGCTTCGAGGTCGATCTCGAAGAGCACGGCGCGCCGCCGATCCAGGCGGGCGGCTCCGGTGGCGGTGGCAGCACCCAACAGCTCGACGCCGCGGGGCCGAGCGACGGCGGCAGCGATGACGGCGGCAGCGCGAGCACCGCCGAGGGCGAGCAGGTCACCGCCGAGATGCAGGGGACGATTCTGGACGTGAACGTCGAGGTCGGCGACGAAGTGTCGGCGGGCGACGTGCTCTGTGTGCTCGAAGCCATGAAGATGGAAAACGACGTGGTCGCCTCCCGTGGCGGCACCGTCGCCGAGGTCGCCGCGAGCGAAGGCGAGTCGGTCGACATGGGCGACGTGCTCGTCGTGCTCAACTAA
- a CDS encoding biotin--[acetyl-CoA-carboxylase] ligase, with product MQETRREVLDAIADGPISGPDLAARLDVSRAAIWKHVEALREAGFAVESVDTGYRLAGVPEYGGPAIEFGLDAPFTVEYHDSLPSTNARARELPTEGATDVAVVADEQTGGRGRLDRGWVSPPGGIWLSVLCRPDLPPAHAPILTLAAAVAATETAREAGVDARIKWPNDLLVPGTDGDQKLAGILTEMEGEADRVSWVVIGIGINVGVEDLPAGATGLLAHTESVDRRRFVQRLLERFDALRTDPERVIGAWREHALTIGQRVRVETPTDEIVGEAVDVEFPGSLVVETDDGPIRVHAGDCEHLRPA from the coding sequence ATGCAGGAGACGCGCCGCGAAGTCCTCGACGCCATCGCCGACGGGCCGATTTCGGGCCCCGATCTCGCCGCCAGGCTCGACGTCTCGCGCGCAGCGATCTGGAAACACGTCGAGGCGCTCCGCGAGGCCGGTTTCGCGGTCGAGAGCGTCGACACCGGCTACCGTCTGGCTGGCGTCCCCGAGTACGGCGGCCCGGCCATCGAGTTCGGTCTGGATGCACCCTTCACGGTCGAATACCACGACAGCCTCCCGAGCACGAACGCCCGCGCACGCGAACTCCCCACCGAGGGTGCGACCGACGTCGCGGTGGTCGCCGACGAGCAGACCGGCGGTCGGGGACGACTCGATCGGGGCTGGGTCTCACCACCCGGCGGGATCTGGCTCAGCGTGCTCTGCCGGCCCGATCTGCCGCCGGCCCACGCCCCGATCCTGACGCTCGCGGCGGCGGTCGCAGCGACCGAAACCGCCCGCGAAGCCGGCGTCGACGCCCGGATCAAGTGGCCGAACGATCTCCTCGTTCCCGGGACGGACGGCGACCAGAAACTCGCGGGGATTCTCACCGAGATGGAGGGCGAGGCCGATCGAGTCTCGTGGGTTGTTATCGGTATCGGGATCAACGTCGGCGTGGAGGACCTCCCCGCGGGCGCGACCGGCCTGCTCGCCCACACCGAAAGCGTGGACCGACGGCGGTTCGTCCAGCGCCTCCTCGAACGGTTCGACGCGCTCCGGACCGATCCCGAGCGGGTCATCGGGGCGTGGCGCGAGCACGCGCTCACGATCGGGCAGCGAGTACGGGTCGAAACCCCGACCGACGAGATCGTGGGCGAGGCCGTCGACGTCGAGTTCCCCGGCAGCTTGGTCGTCGAGACCGACGACGGCCCGATCCGTGTTCACGCCGGCGACTGCGAACATCTCCGTCCGGCGTGA
- a CDS encoding universal stress protein, which produces MYDRILVPTDGSPGADRVVDHAAELAVIHDAELHAIYVVNTAGYAGLPADTAIEGLGSMLNEQGEAALDRAAGWVDDVPFERVLADGAPSSEIVEYAESEECDLIVMGTHGRGGINRLLLGSVAERVVRTSSVPVLTVRVNGEQTDESSTDDVTDKPASGS; this is translated from the coding sequence GTGTACGATCGCATCCTCGTCCCGACCGACGGCTCGCCCGGAGCGGATCGCGTGGTCGATCACGCCGCCGAACTGGCGGTGATCCACGACGCCGAGCTCCACGCGATCTACGTGGTCAACACCGCGGGCTACGCCGGGCTACCGGCCGACACCGCGATCGAGGGCCTCGGATCGATGTTGAACGAGCAGGGCGAGGCGGCGCTCGATCGGGCCGCGGGATGGGTCGATGACGTCCCGTTCGAGCGCGTGCTCGCCGACGGCGCACCGAGCTCGGAGATCGTCGAGTACGCGGAGAGCGAGGAGTGTGACCTGATCGTGATGGGAACCCACGGCCGCGGCGGCATCAACCGTCTCCTGCTGGGAAGCGTCGCCGAGCGGGTCGTTCGTACCTCGTCGGTGCCCGTTCTCACGGTGCGGGTCAATGGAGAACAAACGGACGAGTCCTCGACGGACGACGTGACCGACAAACCGGCGAGCGGATCGTAG